In the genome of Denticeps clupeoides chromosome 13, fDenClu1.1, whole genome shotgun sequence, one region contains:
- the LOC114802706 gene encoding uncharacterized protein LOC114802706 isoform X10, which yields METNSLAERPNIIDCKMGAEEPEIGKTQLEEEDTQAEEGEPDVVPGCSHTQVEEEEPDVVPGCSNTQVEEEEPDVVPGCSNTQEDDVVVPECLEIQVEEEEPDVVPGCSLTQVEEEEPDVVPGCSNTQVEEEEPDVVPGCSNTQEDDVVVPECLEIQVEEEEPDVVPGCSLTQEDDVVVPECLETQVEEEEPDVVPGCSNTQVEEEEPDVVPGCSNTQEDDVVVPECLEIQVEEEEPDVVPGCSLTQEDDVVVPECLETQVEEEEPDVVPGCSLTQADDVVVPECLETQVEEEEPDVVPGCSLTQEDDVVVPECLETQVEDVAPECSQTQWEEEEPDVFPKCSETLTEEDGSDVFPKCSQKHCNEEEPVVFPECSTECTGMAEGIKIFADEQTVQRSEHVCYEGRLGSNHVENRLDQEAEGPLTSNVPDIRKREQDTQDDNLAQNNTPYDDIKGDAIEENLILLQEEQPTGEVVEPCQDFEQDDLSDCLQVEMAIVSSDSDPDEQWRSNVCLNDQKLRLHLQDPVKREITVEEKKSPEPGCGAENKTDGPDVLSCPSKRQESVAKVSENEVELSQTLNVSLSPSPSTSSEVEKKLPEDYCVIQPMNSELVSTEHVDFKLARKQWLKMEEQTKGQVHQPSVHQGTYQGGHSFMYRPVRSIERSKKDPDAESLAVGDYQHTQFSPCSEDSGLDDTSYKSAYDDSETPIEREIRQAMEREENLRRERGILKPSIHKTTLLQPSKFEKTLCREVEEKRRMFDTHEDRRRSPKSPGTKTPTFSVSASASPKGPTYHEMTANNVIILEPDSYPASPRHRTRGPLLSPGTGRFSEWPPETANVIILETSNLIIRSASEFCLSSACRETQESTFQNNPFFKLRSHSTHSLVDQEIKLVRERDEELRRQRAQLYSREKYDTVLVSPNLMENLNFDRAGEVPVKCKSSPSSPSKNRRMDRATLSCDNKFPVTLCAGKRRQNARAQRWEAGLFANHEPE from the exons atggagaccaACTCACTTGCAGAAAGGCCCAACATAATCGACTGCAAAATGGGAGCAGAGGAACCAGAAATTGGTAAAACACAACTCGAAGAGGAGGACACACAGGCAGAAGAGGGGGAACCAGATGTTGTCCCTGGGTGTTCCCACACACAGGTagaagaggaggagccagaTGTTGTCCCTGGGTGTTCAAACACACAGGTagaagaggaggagccagaTGTTGTCCCTGGGTGTTCAAACACACAGGAAGATGATGTTGTTGTTCCTGAGTGCCTGGAAATTcaggtggaagaggaggagccagaTGTTGTGCCTGGGTGTTCCCTCACACAGGTagaagaggaggagccagaTGTTGTCCCTGGGTGTTCAAACACACAGGTagaagaggaggagccagaTGTTGTCCCTGGGTGTTCAAACACACAGGAAGATGATGTTGTTGTTCCTGAGTGCCTGGAAATTcaggtggaagaggaggagccagaTGTTGTGCCTGGGTGTTCCCTCACACAGGAAGATGATGTTGTTGTTCCTGAGTGCCTGGAAACTcaggtggaagaggaggagccagaTGTTGTCCCTGGGTGTTCAAACACACAGGTagaagaggaggagccagaTGTTGTCCCTGGGTGTTCAAACACACAGGAAGATGATGTTGTTGTTCCTGAGTGCCTGGAAATTcaggtggaagaggaggagccagaTGTTGTGCCTGGGTGTTCCCTCACACAGGAAGATGATGTTGTTGTTCCTGAGTGCCTGGAAACTcaggtggaagaggaggagccagaTGTTGTGCCTGGGTGTTCCCTCACACAGGCAGATGATGTTGTTGTTCCTGAGTGCCTGGAAACTcaggtggaagaggaggagccagaTGTTGTGCCTGGGTGTTCCCTCACACAGGAAGATGATGTTGTTGTTCCTGAGTGCCTGGAAACTCAGGTGGAAGATGTTGCTCCTGAGTGTTCCCAAACACAATGGGAGGAGGAAGAACCAGATGTTTTTCCTAAATGTTCTGAAACACTCACAGAAGAGGATGGATCAGATGTGTTTCCTAAATGTTCCCAAAAACATTGTAATGAGGAGGAACCAGTTGTTTTTCCAGAATGTTCCACTGAATGCACAGGGATGGCAGAAGGCATAAAAATATTTGCTGATGAGCAAACTGTTCAGAGGTCTGAACATGTTTGTTATGAAGGAAGACTGGGTAGTAATCATGTGGAGAATAGGCTGGACCAGGAGGCTGAAGGACCCTTGACTTCAAATGTTCCTGACATCAGGAAAAGGGAACAAGACACTCAGGATGATAATCTGGCACAGAATAATACTCCCTACGATGACATCAAGGGTGATGCTATTGAGGAAAACCTGATATTACTACAAGAAGAACAACCTACTGGGGAGGTGGTAGAACCCTGTCAGGACTTTGAACAAGATGACTTGAGTGACTGCCTGCAGGTAGAGATGGCCATAGTCTCCTCGGACAGCGACCCTGATGAGCAGTGGAGGTCAAATGTATGTTTGAATGACCAGAAGCTCCGCCTACATCTGCAGGACCCTGTTAAAAGGGAAATAACAGtagaggagaaaaaaagtccTGAGCCAGGATGTGGAGCAGAAAACAAAACGGATGGCCCTGATGTCCTGAGTTGTCCCAGCAAGAGACAGGAGAGTGTAGCTAAGGTCAGTGAAAACGAGGTAGAGCTCAGCCAGACCTTGAATGTCAGTTTATCTCCTTCGCCATCCACAAGCTCCGAGGTTGAGAAGAAGCTGCCAGAAGACTACTGTGTGATCCAGCCGATGAATAGTGAGCTTGTCAGCACCGAGCATGTTGACTTCAAGTTGGCGCGTAAGCAGTGGCTAAAAATGGAGGAACAGACCAAGGGGCAAGTCCACCAGCCCAGTGTCCATCAGGGCACCTATCAGGGAGGCCACAGCTTTATGTACAGACCTGTGCGGAGCATAGAGCGTTCCAAGAAGGACCCAGATGCTGAGAGTTTGGCTGTAGGAGACTATCAGCACACTCAGTTCAGCCCGTGCTCAGAGGACTCTGGTCTGGATGACACAAGCTACAAGTCCGCCTATGACGACTCAGAGACTCCTATTGAGAGGGAGATACGCCAAGCCATGGAACGTGAGGAGAACCTCAGACGGGAGAGGGGAATCTTAAAACCATCCATTCACAAGACAACCTTGCTACAGCCAAGCAAGTTTGAAAAAACACTATGCAGAGAGGTTGAGGAGAAACGGAGGATGTTTGACACACATGAAGACAGACGAAGATCCCCCAAGTCCCCAGGAACGAAGACTCCAACTTTTTCAGTCTCAGCTTCAGCCTCTCCAAAGGGTCCGACGTACCATGAAATGACAGCCAATAATGTCATCATCCTGGAGCCGGACTCCTACCCGGCCAGCCCAAGGCATCGGACCAGAGGGCCTCTGCTTTCCCCAGGGACAGGCAGGTTTAGCGAGTGGCCACCAGAGACGGCTAACGTCATCATCCTTGAGACGTCCAACCTGATCATCCGCAGCGCCTCTGAGTTCTGCCTGAGCTCTGCTTGTCGGGAGACCCAGGAGAGCACGTTCCAGAACAATCCATTCTTCAAGCTGCGTTCCCACAGCACACATTCGCTGGTGGACCAGGAGATCAAGCttgtcagagagagagatgaggagTTGAGAAGGCAGCGGGCTCAGCTCTACTCCAGGGAGAAGTATGACACTGTCCTGGTGTCTCCAAACCTCATGGAGAATCTAAACTTTGACAGAGCAG GAGAAGTACCAGTAAAATGTAAGTCTTCTCCGTCATCTCCCTCAAAAAACCGCAGGATGGACCGCGCCACCTTATCCTGTGATAACAAG TTTCCAGTGACTCTTTGTGCCGGGAAACGTCGACAAAATGCAAGGGCCCAGAGGTGGGAGGCGGGGCTTTTTGCCAATCATGAGCCAGAGTGA